One Spirochaetota bacterium genomic window carries:
- a CDS encoding PAS domain S-box protein, producing MLQYPFRFNELNGIMTPWQFEKERVNVKNKNDSDSKLKPSKILTEDAQKQASQYARSLIEASLDPLVTISPEGKITDVNEATISVTGISRDRLIGTDFSNYFTEPDKAREGYKQVFAKGAVTDYPLTIRHKDGRLTDVLYNASVYRDIEGKVLGVFAAARDVTAQKQASQYARSLIEASLDPLVTISPEGKITDVNEATVNVTGILRDRLIGTDFSDYFTEPVKAREGYQQVFAMGSVTDYALTIRHKDGRLTDVLYNASVYRDIEGKVLGVFAAARDVTEQKQASQYARSLIEASLDPLVTISPEGKITDVNEATVNVTGIPRDRLIGTDFSDYFTEPVKAREGYKQVFAKGAVTDYPLTIRHKDGRLTDVLYNASVYRDIEGKVLGVFAAARDVTESKRIMREFSETKIFLNNILESSTKYSVIGKDLNRKILSWNEGARRNYGYEAEEIIGLDSGILHTPEDIKSGAVDRMLDTAYEKGLVEGEYLRVRKNGSRFVASVVVTRRNDASGNPIGYLLMSNDISDKKESDKQLLQAAQYARSLIEASLDPLVTINPEGKITDVNEATIKVTGVPRENLIGTDFSDYFTEPDRARDGYQQVFARGSVTDYPLSIRRKDGSLTDVLYNASVYRDTQGKVLGVFASARDVTAQKEAESRIAEQRAREEQRTRELEKIAELERFQKLTVGRELKMIELKKEIEELKKEINSIRPAV from the coding sequence ATGCTACAATACCCATTTCGTTTTAATGAACTCAACGGGATTATGACCCCATGGCAATTTGAAAAGGAGAGGGTTAATGTGAAGAACAAAAACGATTCCGATTCAAAACTGAAACCATCCAAAATTCTTACGGAAGATGCGCAGAAACAGGCATCGCAGTACGCGAGAAGCCTCATTGAGGCATCCCTTGACCCCCTGGTCACCATAAGCCCCGAAGGGAAAATTACGGATGTCAATGAGGCGACGATATCAGTAACAGGCATATCCCGCGACAGGCTGATAGGAACGGACTTTTCGAATTACTTTACCGAGCCGGACAAGGCGCGCGAGGGGTACAAACAGGTTTTTGCAAAAGGCGCAGTAACCGACTACCCACTTACAATAAGGCATAAAGACGGAAGGTTAACCGATGTTCTCTATAACGCGTCTGTTTACCGCGACATAGAAGGCAAAGTTCTTGGCGTGTTTGCTGCAGCCCGGGACGTTACCGCGCAGAAACAGGCGTCGCAGTATGCCCGAAGCCTTATCGAGGCATCCCTTGATCCCCTGGTAACGATCAGCCCCGAAGGAAAGATAACCGATGTCAACGAGGCAACGGTTAATGTAACAGGAATTCTGCGCGACAGGCTGATCGGCACAGACTTTTCGGATTACTTTACCGAGCCAGTCAAGGCGCGCGAGGGATACCAGCAGGTCTTTGCCATGGGTTCCGTTACAGACTATGCTCTCACCATAAGACATAAAGACGGTCGCTTGACAGATGTTCTCTATAACGCGTCTGTTTACCGCGACATCGAGGGGAAAGTTCTTGGCGTGTTTGCTGCAGCGCGGGATGTTACAGAACAGAAGCAGGCGTCGCAGTATGCGAGAAGCCTAATAGAGGCCTCTCTTGACCCTCTTGTAACGATCAGCCCCGAAGGAAAGATAACTGATGTCAACGAGGCTACGGTTAATGTAACAGGAATTCCGCGCGACCGGCTGATCGGCACAGACTTTTCGGATTACTTTACCGAGCCGGTCAAGGCGCGTGAGGGATACAAACAGGTTTTTGCAAAAGGCGCAGTAACCGACTACCCACTTACAATAAGGCATAAAGACGGAAGGCTAACCGATGTTCTCTATAACGCGTCTGTTTACCGCGACATCGAAGGTAAGGTTTTGGGTGTGTTCGCTGCGGCCCGGGATGTTACAGAATCCAAACGCATTATGCGGGAATTTTCCGAGACGAAAATATTTCTGAATAACATCCTGGAGAGTTCTACCAAATACTCGGTTATCGGTAAAGACCTTAACCGCAAGATTCTCTCGTGGAACGAGGGCGCGCGCAGAAATTACGGATATGAGGCGGAAGAGATTATAGGCCTGGACTCCGGCATACTTCATACGCCGGAGGATATCAAGTCCGGGGCTGTCGACAGGATGCTTGACACAGCCTATGAAAAAGGCCTTGTTGAGGGGGAGTACCTGCGGGTCAGGAAGAATGGTTCACGTTTTGTAGCGAGCGTTGTTGTTACACGCAGAAATGATGCTTCCGGGAATCCGATCGGTTATCTGCTTATGAGCAATGACATTTCGGATAAGAAAGAATCTGACAAGCAATTACTGCAGGCAGCCCAGTATGCCAGGAGCCTGATAGAAGCATCCCTTGACCCCCTGGTAACAATCAACCCGGAAGGGAAAATTACCGACGTCAACGAGGCAACGATAAAGGTAACAGGCGTTCCGCGCGAGAACCTGATAGGCACGGACTTTTCGGATTATTTTACGGAACCGGACAGGGCCCGTGACGGATACCAGCAGGTATTTGCCAGGGGATCGGTTACCGACTATCCCTTGAGCATCAGGCGTAAAGACGGCAGCCTTACAGACGTTCTCTACAATGCCTCTGTTTACCGGGATACTCAAGGGAAGGTATTAGGCGTATTCGCTTCCGCCCGGGATGTTACTGCCCAGAAGGAAGCGGAATCCAGAATTGCTGAACAGCGCGCGAGAGAAGAACAGCGGACACGGGAGCTGGAAAAAATCGCCGAGCTGGAGAGATTCCAGAAACTCACTGTGGGCAGGGAGCTTAAAATGATTGAATTAAAAAAAGAGATAGAAGAGCTGAAAAAAGAGATTAATTCTATTCGCCCGGCAGTTTGA
- a CDS encoding response regulator produces the protein MNNKVILLVEDNPDDVQLTLRALEKSRILNDVITAEDGVEALDYLFGTGKYEGRNTREQPQVVLLDLKLPRMDGLEVIQNIRKDERTKLVPVVILTTSNEEQDLEKAYSYGANSYIRKPVDFHQFADVVKQIGLYWLVLNENPF, from the coding sequence ATGAATAATAAAGTTATTCTTCTGGTAGAAGACAATCCGGATGATGTGCAGCTCACACTCCGCGCTCTTGAAAAAAGCAGAATACTTAATGATGTAATCACTGCTGAAGACGGGGTGGAGGCCTTGGACTATCTTTTCGGGACAGGTAAATATGAAGGCCGTAATACAAGGGAACAGCCTCAGGTAGTGCTCCTGGACCTCAAGCTGCCGAGAATGGATGGATTGGAAGTGATTCAGAATATCCGTAAAGATGAACGGACGAAACTCGTCCCCGTCGTAATACTTACAACATCGAATGAAGAACAGGATCTTGAAAAAGCTTATAGTTATGGAGCAAACAGTTATATCCGCAAACCTGTGGACTTCCATCAGTTCGCTGATGTAGTAAAACAAATCGGGCTTTATTGGCTGGTTTTGAATGAAAATCCGTTTTAA
- a CDS encoding HD domain-containing protein, with the protein MKLDNNQQLEEIIHFSEELNTTQDLDLLLEKILLEARSFLNADAGSIQIKEGDELVFSHVQTDSMQRKLPPGQKLIYTTFRTRINKNSISGYAAITGEILNIMDAYKISGDSPYKFDPTNDKKSGYVTKSILTIPLKNNRNEILGVMQIINSLRTVEEGKGIDDGFEYVGSFDSRDEHLALHFASAASMILQRAQMTRDLILRMINMAELRDPKETGPHVNRVATLAIEIYERWAGRKNISPKEIDHNKDILRMSAMLHDVGKVGISDLILKKPGKLSPEEYEIMKSHTYIGAQLFKNKHSEFDEMATVVALNHHENWDGTGYPGYINLGTGLPEKTDGKGKPVPKKGEEIPIYGRIVALADVYDALSSRRVYKSAWTQDDVFNEIKILAGRKFDPELVEIFLENFDYFKSISSRYPDE; encoded by the coding sequence ATGAAGCTCGACAATAACCAGCAATTAGAGGAAATCATTCATTTCAGCGAAGAGCTGAATACGACCCAGGATCTCGATTTGCTCCTGGAAAAAATACTCCTCGAAGCGAGGAGCTTCCTCAACGCCGATGCGGGATCCATCCAGATCAAGGAAGGGGACGAGTTGGTATTCAGCCATGTACAGACCGATTCGATGCAGCGCAAGCTGCCCCCGGGCCAAAAGCTTATATACACGACATTCAGGACCAGAATAAATAAAAATTCCATATCCGGCTACGCCGCCATCACGGGCGAAATTCTCAACATTATGGACGCGTATAAAATATCCGGGGACTCGCCCTATAAATTCGATCCAACAAACGATAAGAAATCCGGGTACGTGACCAAGTCGATACTGACCATTCCGCTAAAGAACAACAGGAATGAAATTCTCGGGGTAATGCAGATAATAAATTCCCTTCGTACGGTCGAGGAAGGGAAAGGGATCGACGACGGTTTCGAATACGTGGGGAGCTTCGACTCCCGCGACGAGCACCTGGCGCTCCATTTCGCCAGTGCGGCGAGCATGATTTTGCAGCGGGCCCAGATGACCAGGGACCTCATCCTGCGCATGATCAACATGGCGGAACTGCGCGATCCCAAGGAAACGGGGCCCCATGTAAACAGGGTCGCCACGCTTGCGATAGAGATATACGAACGCTGGGCCGGCAGGAAAAATATTTCCCCGAAGGAGATCGATCACAACAAGGATATACTGCGCATGTCCGCCATGCTGCACGATGTCGGCAAGGTGGGGATATCGGACCTGATCCTGAAAAAGCCGGGAAAGCTCTCGCCGGAAGAATACGAAATCATGAAAAGCCATACGTATATCGGCGCCCAGCTGTTTAAAAACAAGCATTCCGAATTCGACGAAATGGCGACCGTGGTGGCGCTCAACCACCACGAGAACTGGGATGGGACAGGATACCCGGGATATATCAACCTTGGGACCGGCCTGCCGGAGAAAACCGACGGAAAGGGAAAGCCCGTTCCCAAAAAGGGTGAAGAGATTCCAATTTACGGCCGTATCGTCGCGCTGGCGGACGTGTATGACGCGCTCTCCTCCAGGCGCGTGTACAAGAGCGCCTGGACGCAGGACGACGTCTTCAACGAAATCAAAATACTAGCCGGCCGGAAGTTCGATCCGGAACTCGTTGAAATATTTCTCGAAAATTTCGATTACTTCAAATCGATTTCGAGCCGTTACCCGGATGAATGA
- a CDS encoding RluA family pseudouridine synthase yields the protein MNILESHIVPEGAGGRRFSDYACEIIRTIPSRKGIKNAIKRGDIRIDGNESGTGAWIQPGQRIELVESDTIISRIYRFPLDVVHEDDHLAVINKPAGIAVNGNRFKSVENALPGNLKPSAAAGALRRPRPVHRLDASTGGLLLIAKTSRALVALGHQFEKREITKRYRAIVMGRTPERGSIDRLLEGREALTEYCTLSRVPSLRNEWLSLLDLVPHTGRTHQLRIHMADEGFPILGDALYGTAGNVLRSKGLFLWSVEVSFTHPASGLPVVVKIDEPVKFDAVLERERRRWEKYRDA from the coding sequence ATGAACATACTTGAATCACATATCGTCCCGGAGGGGGCAGGCGGGAGGCGGTTCAGCGATTATGCGTGCGAAATAATCCGGACCATTCCCTCGCGCAAGGGTATAAAGAACGCGATAAAGCGCGGGGACATACGTATCGACGGAAACGAATCGGGAACCGGCGCATGGATACAACCCGGCCAAAGGATCGAGCTCGTCGAATCCGATACGATAATTTCCAGGATATACCGCTTTCCGCTGGATGTGGTGCATGAAGACGATCACCTCGCGGTGATCAACAAGCCCGCCGGTATCGCGGTCAACGGCAACAGGTTCAAGTCCGTGGAGAACGCCCTCCCCGGTAACCTCAAGCCTTCTGCGGCGGCCGGCGCGCTGCGCCGCCCCCGCCCGGTCCACCGGCTGGACGCCTCCACCGGCGGTCTGCTCCTCATCGCGAAAACCTCGCGGGCGCTCGTGGCGCTGGGGCATCAATTCGAAAAACGCGAAATAACAAAACGCTACCGCGCGATCGTCATGGGGAGAACCCCGGAAAGGGGAAGTATCGACAGGCTACTGGAGGGACGCGAGGCATTGACGGAATATTGTACGCTCAGCCGCGTGCCGTCGCTGCGCAACGAATGGCTGTCGCTGCTGGATCTCGTTCCGCATACGGGAAGGACGCACCAGCTTAGAATCCACATGGCGGATGAGGGCTTCCCTATCCTGGGCGACGCGCTTTACGGGACGGCGGGGAACGTATTGAGAAGCAAGGGGCTCTTCCTATGGTCGGTCGAGGTGTCGTTCACCCATCCCGCGAGCGGGTTGCCGGTCGTGGTCAAGATCGACGAGCCGGTGAAATTCGACGCCGTTCTCGAGAGGGAACGGCGTCGGTGGGAGAAGTATCGGGACGCGTAA
- a CDS encoding MFS transporter has product MAQSGTVAGANPSPGYSYYVFTLLFLLYMFDYIDRLIIVSLFPFIKAEWGISDASCGLLVSAVYWSILLFTFPVSILIDRWSRKKTIGIMALLWSLATAACALGRNFGQLFAARTAIGIGEAGYAAGGTAMISALFPLEKRARVLGLWNASIPLGGALGIALGGIIAEHFGWRHALGLVAVPGMFVALLFFRVRDYKTIELVTTRGTGSDTAVRARMRPGEIAAHFMRSKSLIFTNFGFAASVFVTTSMMSWLPSYFQRTEGIPMSQAGTKSGLIMFLAILGAPRRECSYPR; this is encoded by the coding sequence ATGGCACAATCCGGCACCGTTGCGGGCGCAAACCCTTCCCCGGGATACTCGTACTACGTGTTCACGCTGCTGTTTCTGCTATACATGTTCGATTACATCGACAGGCTGATCATCGTTTCGCTCTTTCCCTTCATCAAGGCCGAATGGGGAATAAGCGACGCGAGCTGCGGGCTGCTCGTCTCCGCCGTCTACTGGTCGATACTCCTGTTCACCTTCCCCGTGTCCATCCTGATAGACCGGTGGAGCAGGAAAAAAACCATAGGAATCATGGCGCTCCTGTGGAGCCTGGCGACGGCCGCCTGCGCCCTGGGCCGCAACTTTGGCCAGCTCTTCGCGGCGCGCACCGCGATCGGGATCGGCGAGGCCGGGTACGCGGCCGGCGGGACCGCCATGATATCCGCGCTCTTTCCGCTGGAAAAGCGCGCGCGCGTCCTGGGTCTCTGGAACGCATCGATCCCCCTGGGAGGCGCGCTGGGAATCGCGTTAGGCGGCATCATCGCCGAGCACTTCGGCTGGCGCCACGCCCTGGGACTGGTCGCCGTCCCCGGCATGTTCGTCGCGCTTTTGTTTTTTCGCGTCAGGGACTATAAAACGATCGAGCTCGTAACGACCAGGGGCACGGGGTCCGATACCGCCGTTCGCGCGAGGATGCGCCCCGGCGAGATCGCCGCGCATTTCATGAGGAGCAAATCGCTCATCTTCACCAATTTCGGGTTCGCCGCGAGCGTATTCGTGACGACGTCCATGATGAGCTGGCTCCCCTCGTATTTCCAGCGCACCGAGGGAATCCCCATGAGCCAGGCGGGAACCAAAAGCGGGCTCATCATGTTTCTCGCGATCCTGGGCGCCCCGCGGCGCGAATGCTCGTACCCGCGATAA
- a CDS encoding AraC family transcriptional regulator — MTMRFLRIERWVLLPLVILLFLSFISSIIYILTADARSDDALGQKAERIAEIIMTSGTDNLSSYDVPALKKSMESLFSNRDISSLKILDNSAIELVNLSRPEKGTRETVITRKILKGGQQMGTLSLILTNYSMWEGTDRLADLIIDSNLDNIWDYNMEALTNSIETFLKDKSIEKITLREPSGHVLFERDRFTIGSEKLRVFKYMRREGKALGTIEIIFTNYTYEMSRREHLAVMAAVSVVLGVLMTFAFAVMSGKIGSVRMSESEGETAPSHAPWSVSASTEDKLNKAIDYINANFNREISREGLASMLEINPDNLGRYFKLYTGEKLSDFVTKLRVDAAAHMLAETDATILNIAFEAGFENISTFNRAFWKVKSVTPSEYRKRHR; from the coding sequence ATGACGATGCGATTCTTGCGAATCGAAAGGTGGGTGTTACTACCCCTGGTAATTCTGTTATTCCTTTCCTTTATTTCCAGCATCATCTACATATTAACCGCCGATGCGCGGTCCGATGATGCGCTCGGACAGAAAGCGGAGCGCATCGCCGAAATCATTATGACCTCCGGTACCGATAATCTTTCAAGCTACGACGTGCCCGCGCTTAAAAAAAGCATGGAATCCCTGTTCTCGAACCGCGATATCTCCTCGCTCAAGATACTGGATAATTCCGCGATCGAATTGGTTAATCTATCACGCCCCGAAAAGGGGACGCGGGAAACGGTGATCACCAGGAAAATCCTGAAGGGCGGGCAGCAAATGGGCACGCTTTCGCTCATCCTGACTAATTATTCCATGTGGGAGGGGACGGACCGGCTCGCCGATCTCATAATCGATTCGAACCTCGATAATATCTGGGATTACAATATGGAAGCCCTGACCAACAGTATTGAAACCTTTTTGAAGGATAAAAGCATTGAAAAGATAACCCTCAGGGAACCCAGCGGGCATGTGCTGTTTGAGCGCGACAGGTTTACGATCGGAAGCGAGAAGTTGCGGGTATTCAAGTATATGCGGCGCGAAGGCAAAGCCCTGGGCACCATCGAAATCATTTTTACCAACTATACTTACGAGATGTCAAGGAGGGAGCACTTGGCCGTCATGGCCGCGGTTTCCGTTGTGCTCGGAGTGCTCATGACATTCGCTTTTGCAGTGATGAGCGGAAAAATAGGTTCTGTTCGCATGAGTGAATCAGAAGGCGAGACCGCGCCTTCACATGCGCCTTGGTCGGTTTCCGCCTCCACCGAGGATAAGCTTAATAAGGCCATCGATTATATTAATGCTAACTTTAATCGTGAAATCTCGCGCGAGGGACTTGCCTCCATGCTTGAGATCAACCCGGACAACTTGGGAAGGTATTTCAAGCTTTATACCGGTGAAAAGCTAAGTGATTTCGTGACCAAGCTGCGTGTCGATGCAGCGGCGCACATGCTGGCGGAAACCGACGCCACAATACTCAATATCGCGTTCGAAGCCGGGTTCGAGAATATCAGCACTTTTAACCGTGCATTCTGGAAGGTCAAATCCGTAACCCCGTCCGAATATCGCAAGCGGCACCGTTGA
- a CDS encoding AraC family transcriptional regulator: MRGIASNGLVSFSESLCINGLPRLLPRVEIRLRILLLASLFSAFVVSSVMLLSLDPQRMPVPGWKTERLAELIVSACADNLAHYDMPSLTRSMESFFANRDIVSMRVTDSAGNKVVSLARPMGRMEKLPVTRSIEKNGQILGTLSLILTNFEERELAHRISGLIVEANMENIWDYNIEALNNSIESFLKGDNIRRIVIRETSGFVLLDREQGARDVATLTVKKDIRREGWIIGTIEIDFFSFKSDASVSMISGNARPVVMAALTVALAVCMTIAFIFLKKSGEAAPSSLADLDGSRASPTTHWTVSSSIEEKLNKAVEYIENNYNRTISREGLAVMLELNADNLGRYFKLYMGEKINDRVNRLRVDEAGRKLASTKDTIVSIAFDVGFENICTFNRAFWKIMGVTPTEYRKKTLHGG, from the coding sequence ATGCGGGGTATCGCAAGCAATGGCCTTGTCAGTTTTTCCGAATCCCTTTGTATAAATGGACTACCGAGGCTCCTGCCGCGGGTGGAAATCCGTCTGAGGATACTCTTGCTTGCCTCACTTTTCTCGGCTTTCGTGGTCAGTAGCGTGATGTTGCTTTCGCTCGATCCCCAGAGAATGCCGGTTCCCGGTTGGAAAACGGAGCGCCTGGCCGAGCTCATCGTCTCAGCCTGTGCCGATAACCTCGCACACTACGACATGCCTTCCCTAACGAGGAGCATGGAGTCTTTCTTTGCGAACAGGGATATCGTCTCGATGCGTGTTACTGACAGCGCCGGGAACAAGGTAGTCAGCCTCGCGCGGCCGATGGGTCGCATGGAGAAATTGCCTGTGACGAGAAGCATCGAAAAAAACGGGCAGATACTTGGCACGCTCTCGCTCATTCTCACTAATTTCGAGGAGCGAGAGCTCGCACACAGGATATCCGGCCTCATCGTAGAAGCAAATATGGAGAACATATGGGATTATAACATTGAAGCGCTGAATAACAGTATTGAATCCTTCCTAAAAGGCGACAACATCCGGAGAATCGTCATCAGGGAAACGAGCGGGTTCGTGCTTCTCGATCGGGAGCAGGGAGCGCGGGATGTCGCCACGCTTACCGTGAAAAAAGACATTCGACGCGAAGGCTGGATTATCGGCACAATTGAGATCGACTTTTTTAGCTTTAAGTCCGATGCGTCGGTTTCCATGATTAGCGGAAACGCCCGTCCCGTCGTGATGGCGGCGCTTACTGTCGCGCTTGCCGTCTGCATGACTATTGCGTTCATATTTCTGAAAAAAAGTGGCGAAGCGGCTCCTTCTTCACTCGCCGACCTTGACGGATCCCGCGCTTCTCCCACGACACACTGGACGGTGTCGTCTTCCATCGAAGAGAAGCTTAATAAGGCTGTCGAATATATAGAGAATAACTATAACCGCACAATCTCCCGCGAGGGGCTTGCCGTCATGCTGGAGCTTAATGCCGATAACCTGGGTCGCTACTTCAAACTTTATATGGGCGAGAAGATCAATGATCGCGTCAATAGGCTGCGCGTTGATGAAGCAGGGCGTAAGCTCGCCTCCACCAAAGACACTATCGTGAGCATTGCCTTCGACGTTGGGTTCGAGAATATCTGCACCTTTAACCGCGCGTTTTGGAAAATCATGGGCGTGACCCCGACTGAATACCGAAAGAAGACGCTTCATGGTGGTTGA
- a CDS encoding glycoside hydrolase family 3 protein — protein MVVERFLIPVFLHERKLIYQQVMRFKRESCIRMRTAFDEISKEGYMKRLLTFFLIVFMVSVFIFPGCSKSSNDDKKGSIEQPVIQVGDGSSKTIITVDGLQFKDLSGDGLLDPYEDWRLSAEERAADLLSKMSAQQKIGLMSETSYLSTIADDGSYNATAQANIVTGHVRQGLVRLSSVDSDNNAGMPKAQILAVFLNNIQTLCETQSLGIPFIITTDPSHGIDGSTNTSTMLSMWPMPLGLGAINDTALTKAFGAVVRKEFMAMGLRWELGPMCDVASEPRWQRVQNTFGEVVDDVTAHSVAIIKGFQATDEGGLKKGIAATMKHFPGAGPDEDGMDSHSTSGRTNVFPGNNFAAHLESFQAAIDAGVACVMPCYSIFRDNPWGTAGLTDYATHPFASSYCPGIITGLLKNAMGFDGMVTSDWGVIGSKYWGLDQLSTVPTESERIKLFLDAGCHQLGQDSYTKVLTAYTAGVITDSDLDKAAQKILELSFAVGIFENPYVDSDAAATIVRSEENATAGFKAQKKAIVILRNKEHSLASGGDKYLPISGSRKNSSNEYICDTNGNDQVEVWYDGIADGLTLTGSDVMSNFLGAYDYASSGTASSIPVVAADSLATADIAVIRITARPGIYMGLDAGIPLSFDKVFSGTATDSTLAIGQAARNKIIDALRVRDGYTDSAGIAVAASNSNLKIVVVMYMTRPGIVEPFVKGLTTLDETLGTAGSYPTVSDSANIRSDGLGGVDGLLVDFGAIDRAVLDVVFNTNQISGYAYGTAKLPMEIPSSDGAVNAQYEDVPSDSVNPTFAVGAGMTY, from the coding sequence ATGGTGGTTGAGCGATTTCTGATACCAGTATTTTTGCATGAGCGAAAACTGATCTATCAGCAAGTTATGAGATTTAAACGGGAAAGCTGTATTAGGATGCGCACAGCGTTCGATGAAATTAGCAAGGAGGGTTACATGAAAAGGCTCTTAACGTTTTTCCTCATTGTATTCATGGTTTCAGTCTTTATTTTCCCGGGATGCTCAAAGTCGTCAAATGACGACAAGAAAGGCTCCATCGAGCAGCCTGTCATCCAGGTCGGCGATGGAAGCAGCAAGACGATCATCACGGTCGACGGCTTGCAGTTCAAGGACCTCAGCGGCGACGGTTTGCTTGATCCCTACGAGGACTGGCGGCTTTCGGCCGAGGAGCGGGCGGCGGACCTTCTTTCGAAGATGTCGGCTCAGCAGAAAATCGGGCTTATGAGCGAAACCTCATATTTAAGCACCATTGCCGACGACGGTTCGTATAACGCGACGGCCCAGGCTAATATCGTGACCGGCCATGTCCGTCAGGGCCTTGTTCGCCTGTCTTCTGTAGACAGCGATAATAACGCGGGCATGCCCAAGGCGCAGATCCTGGCGGTTTTTCTCAATAATATCCAGACGCTGTGCGAAACACAGTCGTTGGGGATTCCTTTCATCATCACCACCGATCCGTCACACGGCATCGACGGTTCGACCAACACGTCCACAATGTTGTCGATGTGGCCTATGCCGCTTGGACTTGGCGCCATCAATGACACGGCCCTCACTAAGGCGTTTGGCGCGGTGGTCCGGAAGGAGTTTATGGCCATGGGTCTGCGTTGGGAGCTTGGTCCCATGTGCGATGTCGCGTCCGAGCCTCGGTGGCAAAGGGTGCAGAACACCTTTGGAGAGGTCGTCGATGACGTTACGGCTCATTCTGTGGCGATTATCAAGGGCTTCCAGGCAACGGACGAGGGCGGCCTCAAGAAGGGGATCGCCGCCACCATGAAGCACTTCCCCGGCGCCGGTCCGGACGAAGATGGAATGGACAGCCACTCGACTTCCGGCAGAACCAATGTTTTTCCCGGCAATAACTTTGCGGCACACCTGGAGTCTTTTCAGGCGGCAATCGATGCCGGTGTCGCATGCGTAATGCCCTGCTACAGCATCTTCAGGGATAATCCCTGGGGAACCGCCGGCCTAACGGACTATGCAACGCATCCGTTTGCGTCGAGCTACTGTCCCGGCATTATTACCGGGTTGTTAAAGAACGCGATGGGCTTTGACGGCATGGTAACCTCGGACTGGGGGGTTATCGGTTCCAAATATTGGGGTCTCGACCAGTTGAGCACAGTCCCCACCGAGTCGGAGCGTATCAAGCTCTTCCTTGACGCGGGATGCCATCAGTTGGGACAGGATTCATATACGAAGGTGTTAACCGCGTATACCGCCGGGGTAATTACCGATAGCGATCTCGACAAGGCCGCGCAAAAGATACTTGAATTGTCTTTCGCCGTGGGTATTTTCGAGAATCCCTACGTCGATTCCGATGCCGCGGCGACTATCGTCAGGTCGGAGGAAAACGCGACCGCCGGTTTCAAGGCACAGAAAAAGGCCATCGTGATCCTGCGCAACAAGGAGCATAGCCTTGCGAGCGGCGGGGACAAGTATCTTCCTATCAGCGGTTCACGCAAGAACTCTTCCAATGAGTATATCTGCGATACCAATGGAAATGATCAGGTTGAGGTTTGGTACGACGGTATCGCCGACGGTCTCACCCTGACCGGAAGCGATGTCATGTCCAATTTCCTGGGCGCATACGATTACGCTTCGTCGGGCACCGCGAGCTCGATCCCGGTCGTTGCCGCGGATTCTCTCGCGACGGCTGATATCGCGGTGATCAGGATAACGGCTCGTCCCGGCATATATATGGGTCTTGATGCCGGCATTCCGCTTTCCTTCGACAAGGTTTTTTCCGGCACTGCAACCGATTCGACCCTTGCGATAGGACAGGCAGCCAGGAACAAGATTATCGACGCCCTCCGTGTCCGTGACGGTTATACGGATTCTGCCGGAATCGCGGTCGCCGCGAGCAATTCGAACTTAAAGATCGTGGTCGTCATGTACATGACCCGGCCCGGCATTGTTGAGCCGTTCGTCAAGGGCCTCACCACGCTTGATGAAACGCTTGGCACGGCCGGAAGCTATCCGACTGTTTCCGACAGCGCGAACATCCGGTCCGACGGCCTGGGTGGTGTTGATGGACTTCTTGTCGACTTTGGCGCCATAGATCGGGCGGTACTGGACGTAGTCTTTAATACGAACCAGATCAGCGGCTATGCATACGGCACGGCGAAGCTTCCCATGGAGATTCCCTCATCGGATGGCGCCGTCAACGCGCAGTACGAGGACGTGCCCAGCGACAGCGTCAATCCCACGTTCGCCGTGGGGGCGGGCATGACCTACTGA